The following proteins are co-located in the Primulina tabacum isolate GXHZ01 chromosome 11, ASM2559414v2, whole genome shotgun sequence genome:
- the LOC142518035 gene encoding F-box/kelch-repeat protein At3g06240-like codes for MLNPQLPEDVIIEILIRLPVKSIVKLRCVSRTWRDLIRSPIFIHRYQNRERKQSVLLVKRYTTRQYEDEAILSFHNPDFPELLVSPYLSIPVLNDLNLPTAIYSGVRIYGPCNGLVCIPVDNIIFLCNPALREFKPLPPPSITCPMGYRILAFEFGFGFDPNTGAYKVMQISEIREDFYEGLRLSLDHDPNYKDFRLNLDYYERFDLYDSASNSWKHIDEELPKINSMPSLQTFFGGAMHWYAANDINDVYILCFDIRTETFQLLDFPDDFPEAEDLASLTVLNENLALIGFPLWREEPEPSQVIEIWVMKQYGVKESWTKQFVIGPYVVFCPFLILNDEWLLVESDNGQLGLCALHENKFKGLPFYGFHLSLSAVVYEESLISLNDIISSDCENG; via the coding sequence ATGTTGAATCCACAGCTGCCAGAGGATGTAATCATCGAAATTTTGATACGTCTCCCGGTGAAATCAATAGTAAAACTCAGGTGCGTTTCAAGAACATGGCGTGATTTGATTAGAAGTCCTATATTCATCCACAGATACCAAAACCGTGAGAGAAAACAGAGTGTGTTGCTTGTGAAACGCTATACGACACGACAATATGAAGACGAGGCGATACTCTCTTTTCACAATCCAGATTTCCCCGAATTATTGGTATCACCCTATCTATCCATTCCCGTTTTGAATGATCTAAACCTCCCTACAGCCATTTATTCCGGTGTCCGAATATATGGTCCTTGCAATGGGCTCGTTTGCATCCCAGTTgataatatcattttcttaTGCAATCCGGCGTTGCGAGAATTCAAGCCGCTTCCCCCTCCGAGCATTACCTGTCCAATGGGTTATCGAATATTGGCTTTTGAATTTGGATTTGGGTTTGACCCAAACACTGGCGCTTACAAGGTAATGCAAATTTCGGAAATCCGTGAAGATTTCTACGAAGGTTTACGTCTCTCTCTGGATCACGATCCCAACTACAAAGATTTCCGTCTCAATCTGGATTATTACGAGAGGTTTGATTTATACGATTCAGCCTCCAACTCATGGAAGCATATAGATGAAGAACTGCCTAAGATTAATTCTATGCCTTCTTTACAAACTTTCTTTGGTGGGGCTATGCACTGGTACGCAGCGAATGATATTAATGATGTATACATTCTTTGCTTTGACATAAGAACGGAGACTTTTCAATTGTTAGACTTTCCTGATGATTTCCCCGAAGCAGAAGACCTCGCGAGCCTGACTGTGTTAAATGAGAATCTGGCATTGATTGGATTTCCACTATGGAGAGAAGAACCCGAACCAAGTCAGGTAATAGAGATTTGGGTGATGAAGCAATACGGGGTGAAAGAATCATGGACGAAGCAGTTTGTGATCGGCCCTTACGTGGTTTTTTGCCCTTTTTTGATTTTGAACGATGAGTGGTTGCTGGTTGAATCCGACAACGGCCAATTGGGCCTTTGTGCACTTCATGAAAACAAGTTCAAGGGATTGCCATTCTACGGATTTCATTTGTCCTTAAGTGCTGTGGTTTATGAGGAGAGTCTGATTAGTTTAAATGACATCATATCAAGTGATTGTGAAAACGGGTAA